A stretch of Bos indicus x Bos taurus breed Angus x Brahman F1 hybrid chromosome 17, Bos_hybrid_MaternalHap_v2.0, whole genome shotgun sequence DNA encodes these proteins:
- the PHETA1 gene encoding sesquipedalian-1 encodes MKLNERSLAFYATCNTPADNAGFLYKKGGRHAAYHRRWFVLRGNMLFYFEDAASREPVGVIILEGCAVELVEAAEEFAFAVRFAGSRARTYVLVAESQAAMEGWVKALSRASFDYLRVVVRELEQQLAAVRAGGGPPPAHRPRALPSLPSKENGCAVWNAETPAASASVRANPSSRPGPEPPPLPPRRRASAPNGPLDSASFAQLHEWYGQEVRALRSQWLSSQAQPSEAGGPGREGNRHQGQP; translated from the coding sequence ATGAAGCTGAACGAGCGCAGCCTGGCCTTCTACGCCACCTGCAACACCCCAGCCGACAACGCGGGCTTCCTGTACAAGAAGGGCGGCCGGCACGCGGCCTACCACCGCCGCTGGTTCGTGCTGCGCGGCAACATGCTCTTCTACTTCGAGGACGCGGCCAGCCGCGAGCCCGTGGGCGTCATCATCCTGGAGGGCTGCGCCGTGGAGCTGGTGGAGGCCGCCGAGGAGTTCGCCTTCGCCGTGCGCTTCGCCGGGTCGCGGGCCCGCACCTACGTGCTGGTGGCCGAGAGCCAGGCCGCCATGGAGGGCTGGGTGAAGGCACTGTCGCGGGCCAGCTTCGACTACCTGCGGGTGGTGGTGCGTGAGCTGGAGCAGCAGCTGGCGGCCGTGCGCGCGGGCGGCGGCCCACCCCCGGCCCACCGGCCCCGCGCGCTCCCATCGCTCCCGTCCAAGGAGAATGGCTGTGCCGTCTGGAACGCCGAGACCCCCGCCGCCTCCGCCTCTGTCAGGGCCAACCCCAGCTCCCGGCCCGGCCCCGAGCCCCCGCCGCTGCCGCCCCGCCGGCGGGCCTCAGCGCCCAACGGGCCTCTCGATTCCGCCTCCTTCGCCCAGCTGCACGAGTGGTACGGCCAGGAGGTCAGGGCGCTGAGGAGCCAGTGGCTCAGCAGCCAGGCCCAGCCCTCAGAAGCTGGGGGACCCGGTCGTGAGGGAAATCGCCATCAGGGTCAGCCCTGA